Proteins found in one Thermus oshimai DSM 12092 genomic segment:
- a CDS encoding transcriptional regulator, translating to MTARQRAILNLLVEAYIQTGAPVPSAKVAEGLGLSPALARYELIALEEMGYLTKPHTSAGRVPTRQGFRQYSLSLLPPKGLPPSVQERVERALEGAREPEAFLVKVAAGLSGYPALLRLRPRRRPRLLQVHLSPLPEGTLAVLVLEGGRVKEARLPLTLSPARLREAEEALQGPFEHLPQAPSGLEGLFAALERILAQGLGQTYREGLAQALKEPEARDPAFLERLVQLYEAEGEDLLTPPGRVDVRVGEVEGVSAVQAGFARGEWTGELVLLGPMRMRYPEALAVAYSLSRVYTEGHAG from the coding sequence GTGACGGCCAGGCAGCGGGCCATCCTGAACCTCCTGGTGGAGGCCTACATCCAGACGGGCGCCCCCGTGCCCTCGGCCAAGGTGGCCGAGGGGCTCGGGCTTTCCCCCGCCCTGGCCCGCTACGAGCTCATCGCCCTGGAGGAGATGGGCTACCTCACCAAGCCCCACACCTCCGCGGGCCGGGTGCCCACCCGCCAGGGCTTCCGGCAATACAGCCTCTCCCTCCTCCCCCCTAAAGGCCTGCCCCCCTCGGTCCAGGAGCGGGTGGAGCGGGCCCTAGAGGGGGCCCGGGAGCCCGAGGCCTTTTTGGTGAAGGTAGCCGCGGGGCTTTCCGGCTACCCCGCCCTCCTCCGCCTAAGGCCGAGGAGAAGGCCCCGCCTCCTCCAGGTCCACCTCTCCCCCCTCCCCGAGGGGACCCTGGCCGTGTTGGTCCTCGAGGGGGGCCGGGTGAAGGAGGCCAGGCTCCCCCTCACCCTAAGCCCGGCCCGGCTAAGGGAGGCGGAAGAAGCCCTTCAGGGGCCTTTTGAGCACCTCCCCCAAGCCCCTTCAGGCCTGGAAGGGCTCTTCGCCGCCCTGGAGCGGATCCTGGCCCAGGGGCTGGGGCAGACCTACCGGGAGGGCCTGGCCCAGGCCCTAAAGGAGCCCGAGGCCCGGGACCCGGCCTTCCTGGAACGGCTGGTCCAGCTCTACGAGGCGGAGGGGGAGGACCTCCTCACCCCCCCGGGCCGGGTGGACGTGCGGGTGGGGGAGGTGGAGGGGGTGAGCGCGGTGCAGGCGGGCTTCGCCCGGGGGGAGTGGACGGGGGAGCTGGTCCTCTTAGGCCCCATGCGCATGCGCTACCCCGAGGCCTTGGCCGTGGCCTACAGCCTGAGCCGGGTCTATACTGAGGGCCATGCGGGTTAA
- a CDS encoding P-II family nitrogen regulator — MKLIVAIVRPEKLGEVLEALFKAEVRGLTLSRVQGHGGETEKVETYRGTTVKMELHEKVRLEIGVSEPFVKPTVEAILKAARTGEVGDGKVFVLPVEKVYRIRTGEEDEAAVTPVQ, encoded by the coding sequence ATGAAGCTCATCGTGGCCATCGTCCGCCCCGAGAAGCTGGGGGAGGTTTTGGAGGCCCTCTTCAAGGCCGAGGTCCGGGGGCTCACCCTAAGCCGGGTCCAGGGCCACGGCGGGGAAACGGAAAAGGTGGAGACCTACCGGGGCACCACGGTGAAGATGGAGCTTCACGAGAAGGTGCGCCTGGAGATCGGGGTCTCCGAGCCCTTCGTGAAGCCCACGGTGGAGGCCATCCTCAAGGCGGCCCGCACCGGGGAGGTGGGGGACGGAAAGGTCTTCGTCCTCCCCGTGGAGAAGGTCTACCGCATCCGCACCGGGGAGGAGGACGAGGCCGCGGTGACCCCGGTACAATAG
- a CDS encoding ammonium transporter, with protein sequence MGRKAVLTLTALSGLGLAQELSGADTAWMLVSTALVLLMTPALAFFYGGLVRSKNALNTMLMSFAALAFVGVGWALLGYTLAFGEGGPWLGGLGHALLQGVGLEAKGTIPHLLFLAFQGTFAIITAALVSGAIVERMRFPAYLAFLTLWGLLVYAPLAHWVWGGGFLGQLGALDFAGGTVVHINAGVAGLVAALVLGPRKDYGRQAILPHSVPLTLLGAALLWFGWFGFNGGSALGANGIAALAFANTFLAPMATLVVWLLLDLFRTGKATAVGAATAIVVGLVAITPAAGFVSPFSALALGALSAFPSYFALLLRARTRLDDSLDVFAAHGVGGIAGALLTGLLAEKAWSGAADGLLFGNPAQFGVQALAVGVAVLYSALGTFLLLKLVGLFTPLRAGPKEEGLGLDVTQHGEEAYASGEGAILVLPEAAPPVLKPQGGEA encoded by the coding sequence ATGGGAAGAAAAGCCGTCCTAACCCTTACGGCCCTAAGCGGCCTGGGCTTGGCCCAGGAGTTAAGCGGCGCGGACACGGCCTGGATGCTGGTCTCCACCGCCCTCGTCCTCCTCATGACCCCGGCCCTGGCCTTCTTCTACGGGGGTCTGGTGCGGAGCAAGAACGCCCTGAACACCATGCTCATGAGCTTCGCCGCCCTGGCCTTCGTGGGGGTGGGCTGGGCTCTTCTGGGCTACACCCTGGCCTTCGGCGAGGGGGGGCCCTGGCTTGGGGGATTGGGCCACGCCCTCCTCCAGGGGGTGGGCCTCGAGGCCAAGGGCACCATCCCCCACCTCCTCTTCCTGGCCTTCCAGGGGACCTTCGCCATCATCACCGCGGCCTTGGTCTCGGGGGCCATCGTGGAGAGGATGCGCTTCCCCGCCTACCTGGCCTTCCTCACCCTGTGGGGGCTTCTGGTCTACGCCCCCCTGGCCCACTGGGTCTGGGGCGGGGGGTTCTTGGGCCAGCTGGGGGCCTTGGACTTCGCCGGGGGCACGGTGGTCCACATCAACGCGGGGGTGGCGGGGCTGGTGGCCGCCTTGGTTCTCGGACCCAGGAAGGACTACGGCCGCCAGGCCATCCTGCCCCACAGCGTTCCCCTCACCCTCTTAGGGGCGGCCCTCCTCTGGTTCGGCTGGTTCGGCTTCAACGGGGGAAGCGCCCTGGGGGCAAATGGGATCGCCGCCCTGGCCTTCGCCAACACCTTCCTCGCCCCCATGGCCACCCTGGTGGTCTGGCTCCTCCTGGACCTCTTCCGCACGGGCAAGGCCACCGCGGTGGGGGCGGCCACGGCCATCGTGGTGGGGCTGGTGGCCATCACCCCGGCCGCGGGGTTCGTCTCCCCCTTTTCCGCCCTGGCCTTAGGGGCCCTTTCCGCCTTCCCCAGCTACTTCGCCCTCCTCCTCAGGGCCCGGACCCGGCTGGACGACAGCCTGGACGTCTTCGCCGCACACGGGGTGGGGGGGATCGCCGGGGCCCTCCTCACCGGGCTTTTGGCGGAGAAGGCCTGGAGCGGAGCGGCGGACGGCCTCCTTTTCGGAAACCCCGCCCAGTTCGGCGTGCAGGCCCTAGCGGTAGGGGTAGCGGTGCTCTACAGCGCCCTGGGGACCTTCCTCCTCCTCAAGCTGGTGGGCCTCTTTACCCCCCTTCGGGCGGGCCCCAAGGAGGAGGGGTTGGGCCTGGACGTGACCCAGCACGGGGAGGAGGCCTACGCCTCCGGGGAGGGGGCCATCCTGGTCCTCCCCGAGGCCGCGCCCCCGGTCTTGAAGCCCCAAGGAGGTGAGGCATGA
- a CDS encoding ATP-binding protein has translation MTWAELLERLKAGQDERTLFLPQDLSPDELARYAVGLANHKGGTLFLGVSPEGRVLGAAEIHPLQITHALFQLTQGLLLPYVEVLEGPEGRVLALHVPKAPAAIALGPGRVPFWDGARLTELKLGEARPEPDFTAQVLPAASLSDLDPLEVLRLRRILEERGSALAALPDLELLFALGLIERVEGEERPTVAGLLLAGTPLALRRLLPQAEVSYYFHQDEEGYAFREDLLRPIPALLERLRDLIQARNRVRYLTVGLFRIEVWDFDQEVYREALLNALVHRDWQSLDAIQVHHHPDRLEVSNPGGFPPGITPENVLRHPPKRRNPRLAEALYRLGYVERAGSGVDKMYRLLLKYGKEPPEYRLFPEALTLVLYNPELDEAFVRGLAEAQERHGAFSLDHLIVLGHLRRVGRAGLEELARALQLPPESARRVLHRLERMGLLLKEGGRYRLQGQDPLAQRLLAALGAPRTRRELEALLGLSPKEVLALLRRLMGEGRVLREGRGPGTRYRRA, from the coding sequence GTGACGTGGGCGGAGCTTCTGGAGCGCCTGAAGGCCGGGCAGGACGAGCGCACCCTCTTCCTGCCCCAAGACCTTTCCCCGGACGAGCTGGCCCGCTACGCGGTGGGCCTGGCCAACCACAAGGGGGGGACCCTTTTCCTGGGGGTGAGCCCCGAAGGGCGGGTCCTGGGGGCGGCGGAGATCCACCCCTTGCAGATCACCCACGCCCTTTTCCAGCTCACCCAGGGGCTTCTTCTGCCCTACGTGGAGGTCCTGGAGGGCCCGGAGGGGCGGGTTCTGGCCCTCCACGTGCCCAAGGCCCCGGCGGCCATCGCCTTGGGCCCCGGGCGGGTGCCCTTTTGGGACGGGGCCCGGCTTACCGAGCTCAAGCTGGGGGAGGCCCGCCCCGAGCCCGACTTCACCGCCCAGGTGCTCCCCGCGGCGAGCCTCTCCGACCTGGACCCCCTGGAGGTCCTGCGCCTACGGCGCATCCTGGAGGAAAGGGGAAGCGCCCTCGCGGCCCTGCCCGACCTGGAGCTCCTCTTCGCCTTGGGCCTCATAGAGCGGGTGGAGGGGGAGGAAAGGCCCACGGTGGCGGGCCTTCTCCTGGCGGGCACGCCCCTTGCCCTAAGGAGGCTTTTGCCCCAGGCGGAGGTGAGCTACTACTTCCACCAGGACGAGGAGGGCTACGCCTTCCGCGAAGACCTTCTAAGGCCCATCCCCGCCCTATTGGAGCGCCTGAGGGACCTCATCCAGGCCCGAAACCGGGTGCGCTACCTCACCGTGGGGCTTTTCCGGATAGAGGTCTGGGATTTTGACCAGGAGGTCTACCGGGAGGCCCTCTTGAACGCCCTGGTCCACCGGGACTGGCAGAGCCTGGACGCCATCCAGGTCCACCACCATCCCGACCGCCTCGAGGTCTCCAACCCCGGGGGCTTCCCCCCCGGGATCACCCCGGAAAACGTCCTCCGCCACCCCCCGAAAAGGCGGAACCCCCGCCTGGCGGAGGCCCTTTACCGCCTGGGCTACGTGGAGCGGGCGGGGAGCGGGGTGGACAAGATGTACCGCCTCCTCCTCAAGTACGGCAAGGAGCCCCCGGAGTACCGCCTTTTCCCCGAGGCCCTCACCCTGGTCCTCTACAACCCCGAGCTGGACGAGGCCTTCGTGCGGGGCCTGGCGGAGGCCCAGGAGCGCCACGGGGCCTTCAGCCTGGACCACCTCATCGTCCTGGGCCACCTGAGGCGGGTGGGGAGGGCAGGCCTAGAGGAGCTCGCCCGGGCCCTCCAGCTCCCCCCGGAAAGCGCCCGGCGGGTCCTCCACCGCTTGGAGCGCATGGGGCTTCTCCTTAAAGAGGGGGGGCGGTACCGCCTCCAGGGCCAGGACCCCTTGGCCCAGCGCCTCCTCGCCGCCTTGGGGGCTCCCCGCACCCGGCGGGAGCTAGAAGCCCTCCTGGGCCTTTCCCCGAAGGAGGTCCTGGCCCTCCTCCGCCGCCTCATGGGGGAGGGGAGGGTGCTGAGGGAGGGCCGGGGGCCGGGCACGCGCTACCGGAGGGCCTGA
- a CDS encoding tRNA (cytidine(34)-2'-O)-methyltransferase, with product MLHLVLYQPEIPQNTGNVARTAAALGVPLHLIRPLGFRLGDPRLRRAGLDYWPHVRLFVHDTWEAFLGSLPTGARVLAFSARGEKDLYEAEFREGDYLLFGPETRGLPQEILDAFPSLQIPMPGPVRSLNLAVAVGVAAYEAYRQLSSRRA from the coding sequence ATGCTCCACCTCGTCCTCTACCAGCCCGAGATCCCCCAGAACACGGGCAACGTGGCCCGCACCGCGGCCGCCTTGGGCGTTCCCCTCCACCTCATCCGCCCCCTGGGCTTCCGCCTGGGGGACCCTAGGCTTCGGCGGGCGGGGCTGGACTACTGGCCCCACGTGCGGCTTTTCGTCCACGACACCTGGGAGGCCTTCCTGGGAAGCTTGCCCACGGGGGCCCGGGTTCTGGCCTTCAGCGCCCGGGGAGAAAAGGACCTTTACGAGGCCGAGTTTCGCGAGGGGGACTACCTCCTCTTCGGCCCCGAGACCCGGGGGCTTCCCCAGGAGATCCTGGACGCCTTTCCCTCCCTCCAGATCCCCATGCCGGGCCCCGTGCGCTCCCTGAACCTGGCGGTGGCCGTGGGGGTGGCGGCCTACGAGGCCTACCGCCAGCTGAGCTCCAGAAGGGCGTAG
- a CDS encoding metallophosphoesterase, with the protein MRLLLLSDQVHPHLHTPRFPQNLPPLDLVLAAGDLPGEYLEYLASKVAVPVLYVFGNHGEEWVGEGEGRRRPGGVVLLHGRLFVHRGLWIYGIGGVPRYREGEGQLSEGELLRLVLKPFPLLFPRRLKRGHGVDLLLTHAPPPGPSAGEDFAHRGSPALGLFHRLYRPRVHVHGHVPLLGANPKRRHRTPLGVEVVNAQGYALLELSWR; encoded by the coding sequence GTGCGCCTCCTCCTCCTTTCCGACCAAGTCCACCCCCACCTCCACACCCCCCGCTTCCCCCAAAACCTCCCCCCCTTGGACCTGGTGCTGGCCGCGGGGGACCTCCCCGGGGAGTACCTGGAGTACCTGGCCAGCAAGGTGGCGGTGCCCGTCCTCTACGTCTTCGGCAACCACGGGGAGGAGTGGGTGGGGGAAGGGGAAGGGCGGAGGCGGCCCGGGGGGGTGGTCCTCCTCCACGGGCGGCTTTTCGTCCACCGGGGGCTTTGGATCTACGGCATCGGGGGCGTGCCCCGGTACCGGGAGGGGGAGGGCCAGCTCTCGGAAGGGGAGCTCCTCCGCCTGGTCCTGAAGCCCTTTCCCCTCCTCTTCCCAAGGAGGCTCAAAAGGGGCCACGGGGTGGACCTCCTCCTCACCCACGCCCCGCCCCCAGGGCCGAGCGCAGGGGAAGACTTCGCCCACCGGGGAAGCCCCGCCCTAGGGCTTTTCCACCGCCTCTACCGCCCGAGGGTCCACGTCCACGGCCACGTTCCCCTCCTGGGGGCCAACCCCAAGCGGCGCCACCGCACCCCCTTAGGGGTGGAGGTGGTGAACGCCCAGGGCTACGCCCTTCTGGAGCTCAGCTGGCGGTAG
- a CDS encoding histone deacetylase family protein, translating to MKAYTTYHLPLDLPEGHPFPLYKYRGVAEALKGLLPIEPAPQVPKEALFLAHDPLYLERVFREGLSREESLRLGLPFTPAFLRRALHAAGGTLMAALDAIEEGLGLNLAGGTHHAFPDRAEGYSLFNDVAVAVAWLRRRGFSGRVLVLDLDAHQGNGTAVFFGQDPTVYTLSLHGERNYPLKKERSDLDVGLPDGVGDGAYLRALEEALEKAGAFRPALVFYNAGVDVLKGDRFGRLSLTLEGVAQRDLRVYRFVKEVGAALVVVMGGGYNRDPRLTVEAHAATYRLALSSLA from the coding sequence GTGAAGGCCTACACCACCTACCACCTCCCCCTGGACCTACCCGAGGGCCACCCCTTTCCCCTCTACAAGTACCGGGGGGTGGCGGAGGCCCTAAAGGGGCTTCTCCCCATAGAGCCCGCCCCCCAGGTGCCCAAGGAGGCCCTCTTCCTGGCCCACGACCCCCTGTACCTGGAACGGGTCTTCCGGGAGGGGCTTTCCCGCGAGGAGAGCCTCCGCCTGGGCCTCCCCTTCACCCCGGCCTTCCTCCGCCGGGCCCTCCACGCCGCCGGGGGGACCCTGATGGCCGCCCTGGACGCCATCGAGGAAGGCCTCGGCCTGAACCTGGCGGGGGGCACCCACCACGCCTTCCCCGACCGGGCGGAGGGGTACAGCCTCTTCAACGACGTGGCCGTGGCCGTGGCCTGGCTCAGGCGGCGGGGCTTCTCGGGGCGGGTTCTGGTCCTGGACCTGGACGCCCACCAGGGGAACGGCACCGCGGTCTTCTTCGGGCAGGACCCCACGGTCTACACCCTCTCCCTCCACGGGGAGCGGAACTACCCCCTGAAGAAGGAGCGGAGCGACCTGGACGTGGGCCTGCCCGACGGGGTGGGGGACGGGGCCTACCTCCGGGCCCTGGAGGAGGCGTTGGAGAAGGCGGGGGCCTTCCGCCCGGCCCTGGTCTTCTACAACGCGGGGGTGGATGTCCTGAAGGGGGATCGGTTTGGGCGGCTTTCCTTAACCCTGGAAGGCGTGGCCCAAAGGGACCTCCGGGTCTATCGCTTCGTGAAGGAGGTGGGGGCGGCGTTGGTGGTGGTCATGGGGGGCGGGTACAACCGCGACCCCCGCCTCACCGTGGAGGCCCACGCCGCCACCTACCGGCTGGCCCTAAGCTCCTTGGCGTAG
- a CDS encoding GNAT family N-acetyltransferase, protein MIRPVTRQDLPGLLDLLRHLDGEGGPRVLAPEARDLEGLAEELEDGLVLHREKVEGYVGLYPFWDGAALEGPLAYRAEDLLPLLQAAEERAKALRAERLYAFPQAENHPLRKALEEAGFSLLHLTYFYVKAPEGLDYPPPKGVAIRKGFPGPGVYRELYRESEEGWALRLRWTDEELREHFQDPGVHLLVAYQGETPVGMAEVEVEGDEASVAYIGVVPRARGQGIGRALLSEAAKLARKKGARLLRVRAHDHEKEARELYERLGFRLEEAVATYAKELRASR, encoded by the coding sequence ATGATCCGGCCCGTCACCCGGCAGGACCTCCCGGGCCTCTTGGACCTCCTCCGCCACCTGGACGGGGAGGGGGGCCCCAGGGTGCTGGCCCCGGAGGCCCGGGACCTCGAGGGCCTGGCGGAGGAGCTGGAAGACGGCCTGGTCCTCCACCGGGAAAAGGTGGAGGGGTACGTGGGCCTCTACCCCTTCTGGGACGGGGCGGCCCTGGAAGGCCCCCTGGCCTACCGGGCGGAAGACCTCCTCCCCCTCCTCCAGGCGGCGGAGGAGCGGGCCAAGGCCCTTCGGGCCGAACGGCTTTACGCCTTTCCCCAAGCGGAAAACCACCCCTTGAGGAAGGCTTTGGAGGAGGCGGGGTTTTCTCTCCTCCACCTCACCTACTTCTACGTGAAGGCCCCGGAGGGCCTGGACTACCCGCCCCCCAAGGGGGTGGCCATCCGGAAGGGCTTCCCTGGGCCTGGAGTCTACCGGGAGCTCTACCGGGAAAGCGAGGAGGGCTGGGCCCTAAGGCTCCGCTGGACGGACGAGGAGCTCCGGGAGCACTTCCAGGACCCGGGCGTCCACCTCCTGGTGGCCTACCAGGGGGAAACCCCGGTGGGGATGGCGGAGGTGGAGGTGGAGGGGGACGAGGCCAGCGTGGCCTACATCGGGGTGGTGCCCCGGGCCCGGGGGCAGGGGATCGGGCGGGCCCTCCTCTCGGAGGCCGCCAAGCTGGCCCGGAAGAAGGGGGCGAGGCTTTTAAGGGTTCGGGCCCACGACCACGAGAAGGAGGCCCGGGAGCTTTACGAAAGGCTGGGCTTCCGCCTAGAAGAGGCGGTGGCCACCTACGCCAAGGAGCTTAGGGCCAGCCGGTAG
- a CDS encoding histidine phosphatase family protein: MGLLAHFLQGPHPKTTLLLTRAGPVENPHHLLYSHPGLPLAEEGRRALLALLPLLAPYPLAHLYAADSLAEKEAAALLSQALGLPHTLLPGLRERAWGAWEGLSFAEVEARFPEEVQSWLRDEAGFAPPGGESLLAAWERGKKAVKGLLERHRGQAVLLIGNCTLNRAALSLALPLPPEEGLRVEQDYARLTVVDFYGEEGVVKALNLGPLPKE, from the coding sequence ATGGGCCTCCTCGCCCACTTCCTGCAAGGCCCCCACCCCAAGACCACCCTCCTCCTCACCCGTGCGGGGCCGGTGGAAAACCCCCACCACCTCCTCTACAGCCACCCCGGCCTGCCCCTGGCGGAGGAGGGGCGGAGGGCCCTCCTCGCCCTCCTTCCCCTCCTCGCCCCCTACCCCCTGGCCCACCTCTACGCGGCGGACAGCCTTGCCGAAAAGGAGGCGGCGGCGCTCCTCTCCCAGGCCCTGGGCCTTCCCCACACCCTCCTCCCCGGGCTTCGGGAACGGGCCTGGGGGGCCTGGGAGGGCCTGAGCTTCGCCGAGGTGGAGGCCCGCTTTCCCGAGGAGGTGCAAAGCTGGCTTCGGGACGAGGCGGGCTTCGCGCCCCCTGGGGGCGAAAGCCTCCTTGCGGCTTGGGAGCGGGGGAAAAAGGCGGTGAAGGGCCTCTTGGAGAGGCACCGGGGGCAGGCCGTTCTCCTCATCGGGAACTGCACCCTAAACCGCGCCGCCCTAAGCCTGGCCCTGCCCCTTCCCCCGGAGGAGGGCTTGCGGGTGGAGCAGGACTACGCCCGGCTTACGGTGGTGGACTTCTACGGGGAAGAGGGGGTGGTGAAGGCCCTGAACCTCGGGCCCCTCCCGAAGGAGTAA